A part of Anaeromyxobacter diazotrophicus genomic DNA contains:
- a CDS encoding ABC transporter permease, which translates to MRRYLHLLAVQLRASTALSLQYRVEFVGQGALALFWSGWSLVPLLVVYGHRPAVAGWSFEQALVVMGWFTVMKGVLEGAVNPSLTSVVEHIRKGTLDFILLKPADAQFLVSTAKFEPWRVVDLAAGAALFAVAFHRMGRWPEPGHVLAAALLLACAAATLYSLWILVVSAAFFVVKVDNLSFLFASVFDAARWPITVFRGVWRLVFTFLVPLALMTTYPALALLGRLDLGTALAAVCGAVLFGAFARLVWLRSIGHYTSASS; encoded by the coding sequence GTGCGCCGCTACCTCCACCTGCTCGCGGTCCAGCTCCGCGCCTCAACCGCGCTGTCGCTCCAGTACCGCGTCGAGTTCGTGGGGCAGGGCGCGCTGGCGCTCTTCTGGTCCGGCTGGTCCCTCGTCCCGCTCCTGGTCGTCTACGGGCACCGCCCGGCGGTGGCGGGCTGGAGCTTCGAGCAGGCGCTGGTGGTCATGGGCTGGTTCACGGTGATGAAGGGGGTGCTGGAGGGCGCGGTGAACCCGTCGCTCACCAGCGTGGTCGAGCACATCCGGAAGGGCACGCTCGACTTCATCCTGCTCAAGCCGGCCGATGCGCAGTTCCTGGTCTCCACGGCGAAGTTCGAGCCGTGGCGGGTGGTCGACCTCGCCGCCGGGGCCGCCCTGTTCGCGGTCGCGTTCCACCGCATGGGCCGCTGGCCGGAGCCCGGGCACGTGCTCGCCGCCGCGCTCCTGCTCGCCTGCGCCGCCGCCACCCTCTACTCGCTCTGGATCCTGGTGGTCTCGGCCGCCTTCTTCGTGGTGAAGGTGGACAACCTCTCCTTCCTCTTCGCCTCGGTCTTCGACGCCGCCCGCTGGCCCATCACCGTCTTCCGCGGCGTCTGGCGCCTGGTCTTCACCTTCCTCGTGCCGCTCGCGCTCATGACCACCTACCCGGCGCTGGCGCTGCTCGGCCGGCTCGACCTCGGCACCGCGCTCGCGGCCGTCTGCGGCGCCGTGCTCTTCGGCGCCTTCGCGCGCCTCGTGTGGCTCCGGTCCATCGGCCACTACACCTCCGCCTCGTCCTAG
- a CDS encoding ABC transporter permease, with the protein MLRTARALPTLLRVGLAEAVAYRAEFVVWLLSTNMPLVMLALWTAVARDAPVGRFGQKDFVAYFLAALVVRLMTGAWVIWELNFEIRQGTLAFRLLRPLHPLVAYACENVAAMPLRLALSLPIALVLLFTVGGTRVTHDPLLLAIFPLTVVGAWLITFLAMAVVGALAFYVDSAGSVFELWMGLFGVFSGYLVPLELFPPWVTALARFLPFRYMLAFPVELLIGMQGRARALGELAVQWGFVGLLLLAALGAWRLGLRRFAAFGG; encoded by the coding sequence GTGCTCCGCACCGCCCGCGCCCTGCCGACCCTGCTCCGCGTCGGCCTCGCCGAGGCGGTGGCCTACCGCGCCGAGTTCGTGGTGTGGCTGCTCTCCACCAACATGCCGCTCGTCATGCTGGCGCTCTGGACGGCGGTGGCGCGCGACGCGCCGGTGGGCCGGTTCGGGCAGAAGGACTTCGTCGCCTACTTCCTCGCGGCGCTGGTGGTGCGCCTCATGACCGGCGCCTGGGTCATCTGGGAGCTCAACTTCGAGATCCGGCAGGGCACGCTCGCCTTCCGCCTGCTCCGCCCGCTCCACCCGCTCGTCGCCTACGCCTGCGAGAACGTCGCCGCCATGCCGCTCCGGCTCGCGCTCTCGCTCCCCATCGCGCTCGTCCTCCTCTTCACGGTGGGCGGCACGCGCGTGACCCACGACCCGCTCCTGCTCGCCATCTTCCCGCTCACGGTGGTGGGCGCCTGGCTCATCACCTTCCTCGCCATGGCGGTCGTGGGCGCGCTCGCCTTCTACGTCGACTCCGCCGGCTCGGTGTTCGAGCTGTGGATGGGCCTGTTCGGCGTCTTCTCCGGCTACCTCGTGCCGCTCGAGCTCTTCCCGCCCTGGGTCACCGCGCTGGCCCGGTTCCTCCCGTTCCGCTACATGCTGGCGTTCCCGGTGGAGCTGCTCATCGGGATGCAGGGCCGCGCCCGGGCGCTCGGCGAGCTCGCCGTGCAGTGGGGGTTCGTGGGGCTCCTCCTCCTCGCTGCGCTCGGGGCCTGGCGCCTCGGGCTGCGCCGCTTCGCCGCCTTCGGAGGCTAG
- a CDS encoding hemerythrin domain-containing protein yields the protein MPGPIAQLLGEVHARLDALLAQAVAGPDLDRAAFAAFREGLLRHIAVEEKVLFPALRAARGGEELPYARRLRVDHGAIAALLVPTPTPGIARELRTLLDPHNELEEGEGGLYATCDALLAGEAEALLERMRAYPPVRVAAHRDGPRVCRTAEEALRVSSLQAERRR from the coding sequence ATGCCGGGTCCCATCGCGCAGCTCCTGGGCGAGGTCCACGCGCGGCTCGACGCGCTCCTCGCCCAGGCGGTCGCGGGGCCGGACCTCGACCGCGCGGCGTTCGCCGCCTTCCGGGAGGGGCTCCTCCGCCACATCGCGGTGGAGGAGAAGGTGCTCTTCCCGGCGCTGCGGGCGGCGCGGGGCGGCGAGGAGCTCCCGTACGCGCGCCGGCTGCGGGTGGACCACGGCGCGATCGCGGCGCTCCTCGTCCCGACGCCGACCCCCGGGATCGCGCGCGAGCTGCGCACCCTGCTCGACCCCCACAACGAGCTCGAGGAGGGCGAGGGGGGGCTCTACGCCACCTGCGACGCCCTCCTCGCCGGCGAGGCGGAGGCGCTCCTCGAGCGGATGCGGGCCTACCCGCCGGTCCGGGTCGCCGCGCACCGCGACGGGCCGCGGGTGTGCCGCACCGCGGAGGAGGCGCTCCGCGTCTCCTCGCTGCAGGCCGAGCGCCGCCGCTGA
- a CDS encoding DUF6448 family protein — protein MTRRLAFALAAVLATPALARAHCDTLDGPVVITARTALETGKLAPVLAWVRAQDEAELRAAFQKAQAARKAGPAAREVADTWFFETVVRVHRAGEGAPFTGLHPAGRDLGPAIPAADQALRTGDLAPVEKLLAGELHEGLQHRFARVRSQKAPGEDVAAGRAWVAAYVPFVHYVEGVHAAATAAGAEHGEGGEGEVAETGGHHHP, from the coding sequence ATGACCCGTCGCCTGGCCTTCGCCCTCGCCGCCGTCCTCGCCACCCCCGCCCTCGCCCGCGCCCACTGCGACACCCTCGACGGACCGGTGGTGATCACCGCCCGCACCGCCCTCGAGACCGGCAAGCTCGCCCCGGTCCTGGCCTGGGTCCGCGCCCAGGACGAGGCGGAGCTCCGCGCCGCCTTCCAGAAGGCGCAGGCCGCGCGCAAGGCCGGCCCCGCCGCCCGCGAGGTGGCCGACACCTGGTTCTTCGAGACCGTGGTCCGCGTCCACCGCGCCGGGGAGGGCGCGCCATTCACCGGGCTGCACCCGGCCGGTCGCGACCTCGGGCCGGCGATCCCGGCCGCCGACCAGGCGCTCCGCACCGGCGACCTCGCGCCCGTCGAGAAGCTCCTCGCCGGCGAGCTGCACGAGGGGCTGCAGCACCGCTTCGCGCGGGTCCGCAGCCAGAAGGCGCCGGGCGAGGACGTCGCCGCCGGGCGCGCCTGGGTCGCGGCGTACGTCCCCTTCGTCCACTATGTCGAGGGGGTGCACGCGGCGGCCACCGCTGCCGGGGCGGAGCACGGCGAGGGTGGCGAGGGCGAGGTGGCGGAGACCGGGGGGCACCACCACCCGTAG